One Novipirellula artificiosorum DNA segment encodes these proteins:
- a CDS encoding ArsR/SmtB family transcription factor: MNSEPAILSDDQMHRIAKAIADPQRFAILVCIAQEQEIACKSLVEEFSITQATISHHLKELVAAGLIRSRRQGQLAILSCRRDVCERFTEVLSEMLVAPGAVENDQADSAKTANG; encoded by the coding sequence ATGAACTCCGAACCGGCGATCCTCAGCGACGACCAGATGCACCGTATCGCCAAGGCAATCGCGGATCCTCAGCGATTTGCGATCTTAGTTTGCATTGCCCAAGAGCAAGAAATTGCCTGCAAATCGCTCGTCGAAGAGTTTTCGATCACGCAAGCGACCATCTCACATCATTTGAAGGAACTGGTGGCTGCCGGACTGATTCGCTCGCGACGGCAAGGTCAATTGGCAATTTTGTCGTGTCGCCGCGACGTTTGCGAGCGTTTTACCGAGGTCTTATCGGAAATGCTGGTGGCTCCGGGGGCAGTCGAGAACGACCAAGCTGATTCCGCAAAGACGGCTAATGGTTGA
- a CDS encoding CPBP family intramembrane glutamic endopeptidase has translation MDQEEEDTIEQTADDLFLTAVLFESALGLLALFLGWILGPDARAMIPEAEWGGIRAILSGLAYGCAAAIPLVILIELLRKVPWEPVRQLERLGDDGMIKTLLSLGSGELLVISLCAGVGEELLFRGWLLPWLAGGGVLNVEPSQVEWGFALVASSLAFGLVHPITRLYVVLAALMGLYFGVLLLWTENLLIPIMAHATYDAFQLLMPKFKKPVQDVAAEQ, from the coding sequence ATGGATCAAGAAGAAGAGGATACGATCGAGCAAACCGCCGATGACCTGTTTTTGACAGCCGTGCTGTTCGAATCAGCCTTGGGGTTATTGGCCCTGTTCCTGGGCTGGATCCTCGGTCCCGATGCCCGAGCAATGATTCCCGAAGCGGAATGGGGTGGCATTCGAGCGATCCTTAGCGGACTGGCCTACGGTTGTGCCGCAGCCATTCCGCTCGTCATTCTGATCGAGCTGCTTCGCAAGGTTCCCTGGGAGCCAGTTCGCCAACTCGAGCGACTGGGCGATGATGGGATGATCAAGACTTTGCTCAGCCTTGGCAGCGGTGAATTGCTGGTGATCAGTCTGTGTGCGGGGGTAGGGGAAGAACTTTTGTTTCGCGGCTGGCTGTTGCCTTGGCTGGCTGGAGGCGGCGTGCTCAACGTTGAGCCGAGCCAAGTCGAATGGGGATTTGCGTTGGTCGCATCGTCGCTCGCCTTCGGTTTGGTCCACCCGATCACTCGGCTGTACGTCGTTTTGGCAGCGCTGATGGGTTTGTATTTTGGCGTGTTGCTTTTATGGACCGAGAACTTGCTGATCCCCATCATGGCGCACGCCACCTACGACGCCTTCCAGTTGTTGATGCCAAAATTCAAGAAACCGGTCCAGGATGTCGCAGCGGAGCAGTGA
- a CDS encoding BatD family protein, whose product MTTVGDPRLVFLLVVLGTAVSSASAGEVWIQVSSEETYVGLPVTLQIQFADVTSHEQPELPKVDGLRIESTGVPAKSVQRRIFNGRVSQNSSITYSYQITPLRAGAFLIPPMTVAHDGQKSLLEAIQINAQTSETGDLMYVEIEGDRPSVYVGQPIALKLKIWIRPFVDAKRQLTLSEGDMWGLVSEQTAWGLFADRMQEITDNKQRPAGEEVQRKDADGNLQTYYLYEIDASIYPQRPGPIEGDDCRIRVNYPIQLGRSRSPFSSSFPDDDFPFGGSGPFGGSGLFEDRFSTFGSRLQVTAFRPIVATAAAAAVDVKAIPTIGRPDTYRGAVGQYEIQTEAFPKTSRAGDPITLHMTIRGKGPVDSLQPPVLASSPQWTTRFKVSNEPLAGIVEGDQKRFTTTIRPRDESVTVIPPIEFSYFDPTQEQFVTVRSDAIPIEVEPLEKLSLDGIVSKSKAAAAGQDRDRMRSLVASVPKLVSVDDLLVAQSPQPLLDRTLSGWILLPPVIWACALLVLRRRDLHWLVRRSFKPLHLYAKQSDAAESASELSQILRRFVGQQWKLTDATEMSLVGALRGGGQRDLAVRLENWFESCRKASSGTTIASSVSLDELKQDSRTLAADCLRSNPFGKRLRRTRPSPMQTKTLQGLLLGGLMFASGQQIARAETPIELTAPQQRAVLIEAIDAYNIGLEKRDAHPDEAQRAFEEAARKFQSVVDSGLANGWLYQYLASAYRENGFSGRAYLNDRRARMLCPDDRQIALALRNQQPQRVSQRLTATIFSWLPRRQVLWLAIAAWVISWILIGRKSLAQHPTGWGGLVTGWVIAFLLGGLVALDEHAFRVENQAIVVAAEGVQRRASDGNQAPAFGPPISEAAEVTVLSVRGNWIEIKTEDQTTGWVPRESIERIVTAPLRHPGPVS is encoded by the coding sequence ATGACGACAGTAGGTGATCCTCGACTTGTTTTCCTTCTCGTGGTGCTAGGCACCGCCGTGTCGTCCGCGTCTGCGGGTGAGGTGTGGATTCAAGTTTCGTCGGAAGAAACGTATGTCGGGTTGCCGGTCACGCTGCAAATCCAGTTCGCAGACGTGACGTCGCACGAGCAGCCCGAGTTGCCGAAGGTGGATGGGTTGAGGATTGAATCGACGGGTGTGCCGGCGAAATCGGTCCAGCGAAGAATCTTCAACGGGCGAGTCTCGCAGAACTCGTCCATCACCTACTCGTATCAAATCACGCCGTTACGAGCTGGGGCGTTTTTGATTCCTCCGATGACGGTAGCCCATGACGGCCAAAAATCGTTACTCGAAGCGATTCAAATCAACGCCCAAACGAGCGAAACCGGCGACTTGATGTATGTTGAGATCGAGGGGGATCGACCGAGCGTCTATGTCGGTCAGCCAATCGCGTTGAAACTGAAAATCTGGATCAGGCCCTTCGTCGACGCAAAGCGACAATTGACTCTGTCGGAAGGAGATATGTGGGGGCTTGTTTCCGAGCAGACCGCATGGGGGCTGTTTGCCGATCGGATGCAAGAGATCACCGACAACAAGCAACGGCCTGCGGGTGAGGAAGTCCAGCGTAAAGATGCCGATGGCAACCTGCAAACGTATTACTTGTATGAAATCGACGCGAGTATTTACCCGCAGCGTCCTGGGCCGATCGAAGGTGACGATTGCCGTATTCGGGTAAACTACCCCATCCAATTGGGACGCTCGCGCAGTCCCTTTTCAAGCAGCTTCCCTGACGATGACTTTCCGTTCGGAGGTTCAGGTCCCTTTGGAGGCTCCGGACTTTTTGAGGATCGTTTTTCGACGTTTGGTTCTCGGCTGCAAGTGACCGCCTTTCGCCCCATCGTGGCCACCGCCGCTGCAGCGGCGGTGGACGTCAAGGCGATTCCCACCATCGGTCGACCGGATACCTATCGCGGAGCCGTCGGTCAGTACGAAATTCAAACCGAGGCCTTTCCGAAAACCTCGCGTGCCGGCGACCCGATCACGCTGCATATGACGATCCGAGGGAAGGGGCCAGTGGATTCCCTCCAGCCTCCCGTGCTTGCGTCGTCACCACAGTGGACAACACGATTCAAGGTTTCCAATGAACCGTTGGCGGGAATCGTCGAGGGCGACCAAAAGCGATTCACGACCACGATTCGTCCACGAGATGAGTCGGTTACCGTAATTCCCCCGATCGAGTTCAGCTATTTCGATCCCACGCAAGAACAATTTGTGACGGTCCGTAGTGACGCGATTCCGATCGAGGTTGAACCTCTGGAGAAGCTATCCCTCGACGGCATTGTTTCAAAATCCAAGGCTGCTGCAGCGGGCCAGGATCGCGACCGCATGAGATCCCTTGTCGCATCGGTGCCCAAGCTGGTTTCCGTCGACGACTTACTCGTTGCCCAGTCGCCGCAACCCTTGCTCGACCGAACGCTATCGGGGTGGATTCTGTTGCCTCCCGTCATCTGGGCCTGCGCCTTGTTGGTTCTGCGCCGTCGTGACCTCCACTGGTTGGTGCGAAGATCATTCAAGCCACTGCACCTGTATGCGAAACAGTCCGATGCAGCGGAGTCAGCCTCGGAATTGAGCCAGATCCTGCGACGGTTCGTAGGCCAGCAATGGAAACTCACCGATGCAACGGAGATGTCGCTGGTGGGGGCGTTGCGAGGTGGTGGACAACGTGATTTGGCCGTGCGATTGGAAAACTGGTTTGAATCATGCCGAAAAGCGAGCTCTGGAACAACGATTGCCTCTTCTGTTTCGCTGGATGAACTGAAACAAGACTCACGGACCCTCGCGGCGGATTGTTTACGGTCCAACCCCTTCGGAAAACGATTGCGACGCACTCGACCGTCGCCGATGCAAACCAAAACCCTACAAGGGCTCTTGTTGGGAGGGTTGATGTTCGCAAGTGGTCAGCAGATTGCCAGAGCAGAAACGCCAATCGAACTAACGGCTCCGCAGCAACGTGCGGTGTTGATCGAAGCGATTGACGCCTACAACATCGGGCTGGAAAAACGTGATGCCCATCCTGACGAGGCACAACGAGCATTCGAAGAGGCGGCACGAAAATTCCAGAGCGTTGTCGACTCAGGTCTAGCGAACGGTTGGCTTTATCAGTATCTCGCCAGTGCCTATCGAGAAAACGGTTTTTCGGGGCGCGCCTACCTGAATGACCGCCGCGCTCGAATGCTTTGTCCAGACGATCGACAGATTGCGTTGGCCCTCCGAAATCAGCAACCACAACGGGTCTCCCAACGGCTCACCGCGACGATTTTTTCATGGCTACCACGCCGCCAAGTCCTTTGGCTCGCTATCGCTGCCTGGGTCATCTCTTGGATCTTGATCGGACGAAAAAGCTTGGCCCAGCATCCAACCGGCTGGGGAGGGCTCGTGACCGGTTGGGTCATCGCATTCTTGCTCGGCGGACTCGTGGCCTTAGATGAGCATGCATTTCGAGTCGAAAACCAAGCGATCGTCGTCGCCGCAGAGGGAGTCCAGCGTCGTGCAAGCGATGGAAATCAAGCACCTGCCTTCGGTCCACCGATTTCGGAGGCGGCCGAAGTTACCGTTTTGAGCGTGCGTGGCAACTGGATTGAAATCAAAACCGAAGATCAAACAACCGGATGGGTGCCGCGCGAATCAATCGAGAGGATCGTCACTGCTCCGCTGCGACATCCTGGACCGGTTTCTTGA
- the nrfD gene encoding NrfD/PsrC family molybdoenzyme membrane anchor subunit: MSLAIPNGLNNTVERPGERAPLVLGDTTYHDITEAVCQVAERPPGRAWMIGFLVAFALLNWLGICIAYLIYMGVGVWGNQAPVFWGWPIVNFVFWVGIGHAGTLISAILFLFRQEWRTSINRAAEAMTIFAVACAGTFPGIHVGRAWLAFWLAPYPSLNLWMWPQFRSPLLWDVFAVSTYGTVSLLFWYMGMVPDLATFRDRSKNKWRRMAYGLLALGWTGSSRHWMRYEKAYALLAAFAAPLVLSVHTIVSFDFAVSQVPGWHTTIFPPYFVAGAIFSGFAMVLTLMVPARSMLGLEKLITIRHLENMCKIILATGSIVGLAYGTEFFIAWYGQVPEEQFAFLNRALGPYWWAYLTMVSCNVLSPQLFWFKKCRTTPWIIVVICIFVNIGMWFERFVIVVTSLSRDYLPSAWSYFHPTWVDWSMLIGSFGLFFTLFLLFCKLMPVINMAETKSTLAKQLHMSHHE, encoded by the coding sequence ATGTCTCTTGCCATCCCGAACGGGTTGAATAATACCGTCGAACGCCCCGGCGAGCGTGCTCCGCTGGTGCTTGGCGATACGACCTATCACGACATTACCGAGGCGGTCTGCCAGGTCGCGGAACGGCCGCCTGGACGAGCCTGGATGATTGGTTTCTTGGTTGCCTTTGCCTTGCTGAATTGGCTTGGCATTTGTATCGCCTACCTGATTTACATGGGCGTTGGCGTTTGGGGAAACCAAGCACCGGTGTTCTGGGGTTGGCCGATTGTCAACTTTGTCTTTTGGGTTGGGATTGGTCACGCAGGAACGTTGATTAGTGCGATCTTGTTTTTGTTCCGCCAAGAATGGCGAACCAGTATCAACCGGGCTGCCGAAGCGATGACGATCTTTGCCGTCGCTTGCGCTGGAACCTTCCCTGGGATTCACGTTGGTCGGGCATGGTTAGCCTTTTGGTTAGCGCCTTATCCGAGTTTGAATCTTTGGATGTGGCCTCAATTCCGCAGTCCGCTGCTGTGGGACGTTTTTGCGGTCAGCACGTATGGAACGGTCTCGCTGCTGTTTTGGTACATGGGCATGGTGCCCGATTTGGCAACGTTCCGCGATCGATCCAAGAACAAATGGCGGCGGATGGCTTACGGTCTTTTGGCACTCGGTTGGACCGGGTCGTCACGCCACTGGATGCGATATGAGAAAGCTTACGCCTTACTGGCTGCCTTTGCCGCTCCGCTGGTTCTGTCGGTGCATACGATCGTTTCGTTTGACTTTGCGGTCTCACAAGTGCCCGGTTGGCATACAACGATTTTCCCACCTTACTTTGTCGCTGGTGCAATCTTCAGCGGTTTTGCAATGGTGCTGACGTTGATGGTGCCCGCGCGAAGCATGCTGGGGCTCGAAAAGCTGATTACCATTCGGCATTTAGAAAACATGTGCAAGATCATCTTGGCGACCGGATCGATCGTGGGATTGGCGTACGGCACCGAGTTCTTCATTGCCTGGTACGGACAAGTGCCCGAAGAGCAATTCGCTTTCCTGAACCGAGCGCTGGGTCCGTATTGGTGGGCTTACTTGACGATGGTTTCCTGTAACGTCCTGAGTCCCCAATTGTTCTGGTTCAAGAAATGTCGAACGACACCATGGATCATCGTGGTGATTTGTATTTTTGTAAATATTGGGATGTGGTTCGAACGATTCGTGATTGTCGTGACCAGTTTGTCACGAGACTACCTTCCCAGTGCTTGGTCCTACTTCCATCCCACTTGGGTGGATTGGTCCATGTTGATCGGATCGTTTGGGTTGTTCTTCACATTGTTCTTATTGTTCTGCAAGTTGATGCCGGTCATCAACATGGCGGAAACCAAGAGTACGCTTGCGAAGCAATTGCACATGAGCCATCACGAGTAG
- a CDS encoding TAT-variant-translocated molybdopterin oxidoreductase yields MTSTHSSASPNNETPRARYWRSLSELHDREDFQSYIDREFPVAASEFPEGVSRRRWMQLMGASLAVAGATGCRYPEETIAPFVIRPEGRVPGESYQRATNFELAGRVYNLLVNCVDGRPQKIEPNQDHPTGSGTDAYAQACILGLYDPDRVRGDESFLVRKGEKRREPATWDDFVPYGQALIKTAAQTNQGAGFAVLMPPTASPSLVRVLSLLKEKCPAITLASYDGVRGAAMRTATRKVFGKPAQQRLDLSKAKVILTLQSDILGTDPGMLNNARSFAERRDPNDPTMSRLYVVEGGYTSTGAMADSRLALRPSQMPAFLSELARRVEEATGDDIDADAAVAFDELATPSDRLERFLDVLAADIAAAGSEAVVVVGEPLGADAIAAGIALNKKLGSFGEIQSFAPEVDAELGELATLPDLVAKIDSGEVDSLLVIGGNPVAAAPGDVKLAVAISKLENSIYLGEYDDETAVCCKWSLPLAHPLESWGDCVNDHGAYGVCQPQILPLLGGRASIEIVAAMLDEKEVEGEKIVRRTAEAVSGASLSQRQWRKLLHDGFSDEFVVGGKDELTANAEFTSLGEDAPVAISAEQIDKDDFDVLFVPADGIYDGRFANNGWLQELPQSLTKLTWDNAALMSPATAKSLNLQHGLMIALRQEDALIELPVYELPGCAPGVVTVAIGYGRTRAGMVGGFTEEDVPVVGTDVNGLRTSDAMLLATQVEARPRYKEYELATTQDHWAIDERGRDESERRSFSLVREGTVELLKQVPDFAEAKGPHVPEVGTNGSGSLWREPIMAIEEDNPKLPQWGMSIDLTKCIGCNACVIACQSENNVPIVGKEQVANSREMHWLRLDRYFQGDEENADVVQQPVACMHCETAPCEQVCPVAATVHTDEGINAMAYNRCIGTRYCANNCPFKVRRFNYFNYNEEIGVGYGIDAYPGTIESANRQLQALVMNPEVTVRGRGVMEKCTYCVQRVEKAKIDARKDGGRPIADGDVVTACQSACPTRAIEFGNVADPNSKVSKKHKDPRSYGMLSQLNVKARTEYLARVRNPHSLLMTRAQIDDLAQLHSPHAGHDESHESGADEHDGHGAEDHTEAGHTEAGHTEAHS; encoded by the coding sequence ATGACTTCCACTCATTCGTCTGCATCGCCGAACAACGAAACCCCTCGGGCGCGCTATTGGCGCAGTCTCTCGGAGCTTCACGATCGCGAAGATTTTCAAAGCTACATCGATCGCGAGTTTCCGGTCGCTGCGTCCGAGTTTCCCGAGGGCGTTTCTCGCCGTCGTTGGATGCAGTTGATGGGCGCGTCCTTGGCGGTAGCAGGAGCAACGGGGTGCCGCTATCCCGAAGAGACGATCGCTCCGTTCGTGATTCGCCCAGAGGGTCGCGTGCCTGGCGAGTCGTATCAACGAGCCACCAACTTCGAATTGGCCGGGCGCGTTTACAACTTACTTGTCAACTGTGTCGACGGTCGCCCACAAAAGATCGAGCCGAATCAGGATCATCCGACCGGAAGTGGTACCGACGCCTACGCCCAAGCCTGCATCTTGGGGTTGTACGATCCCGACCGTGTTCGCGGCGACGAGAGTTTCTTGGTCCGTAAAGGAGAAAAGCGACGCGAGCCGGCAACGTGGGACGACTTTGTGCCCTATGGCCAGGCGCTGATCAAGACGGCTGCTCAGACGAACCAAGGGGCGGGGTTCGCGGTTTTGATGCCGCCGACCGCGTCACCGTCTCTGGTGCGAGTGTTATCGCTCTTGAAAGAAAAATGCCCAGCCATCACGCTGGCCAGCTACGACGGTGTTCGTGGCGCTGCGATGCGAACGGCGACCAGGAAGGTGTTCGGCAAGCCAGCCCAGCAGCGATTGGACCTCAGCAAGGCGAAAGTGATCCTGACGCTTCAGTCGGATATTTTGGGGACCGATCCCGGCATGCTCAACAACGCTCGCAGCTTTGCAGAGCGGCGTGACCCGAACGACCCGACGATGAGCCGACTGTATGTGGTCGAGGGGGGGTACACGTCAACCGGCGCGATGGCCGATTCTCGACTGGCACTCCGACCGAGCCAAATGCCGGCTTTCTTGAGTGAATTGGCTCGTCGAGTCGAAGAGGCAACGGGCGACGACATCGACGCCGACGCAGCGGTGGCGTTCGACGAATTGGCAACCCCAAGCGACCGACTCGAGCGATTCTTGGACGTGCTGGCTGCCGACATTGCTGCCGCCGGATCGGAAGCGGTCGTGGTGGTGGGGGAACCTCTTGGTGCCGACGCGATTGCGGCCGGGATCGCCTTGAACAAGAAACTCGGCTCGTTCGGAGAAATTCAATCCTTCGCACCCGAGGTTGACGCGGAGCTTGGTGAGCTTGCCACGCTGCCGGATTTGGTTGCAAAAATCGACAGCGGTGAAGTCGATTCGCTGTTGGTGATCGGGGGTAACCCCGTGGCTGCGGCGCCCGGAGATGTTAAGTTGGCCGTGGCCATTTCCAAGCTGGAAAACTCAATCTATTTAGGTGAGTACGACGACGAAACGGCGGTCTGTTGCAAGTGGTCGCTGCCGCTGGCGCATCCACTCGAATCGTGGGGCGACTGCGTCAATGACCATGGTGCCTACGGTGTTTGTCAGCCTCAAATTCTGCCGCTGCTTGGTGGTCGAGCCTCGATCGAAATCGTGGCGGCGATGTTGGACGAAAAAGAGGTTGAGGGCGAAAAGATTGTTCGCCGGACGGCCGAAGCGGTTTCGGGGGCGTCGCTCAGTCAGCGGCAATGGCGAAAATTGCTTCACGACGGTTTCTCCGATGAGTTCGTGGTCGGCGGAAAAGACGAGTTGACAGCGAACGCGGAGTTCACCTCGCTCGGCGAGGATGCACCGGTCGCGATTTCTGCAGAACAGATCGACAAAGATGATTTCGATGTCCTGTTTGTACCAGCGGATGGGATCTACGACGGCCGTTTTGCCAATAACGGTTGGTTGCAAGAACTGCCGCAATCGTTGACGAAGTTGACTTGGGACAATGCTGCGTTGATGAGCCCCGCGACAGCAAAAAGTTTGAACCTTCAACACGGTTTGATGATTGCTTTGCGCCAAGAAGATGCGTTGATCGAGTTGCCGGTGTATGAGCTTCCCGGCTGCGCTCCCGGCGTTGTGACCGTTGCCATCGGCTATGGACGCACTCGCGCTGGCATGGTGGGCGGTTTCACCGAAGAGGATGTGCCGGTGGTCGGAACCGATGTGAACGGGCTTCGTACCAGCGATGCCATGTTGCTGGCCACGCAAGTCGAAGCTCGGCCTCGCTACAAAGAATACGAATTAGCGACGACTCAGGATCACTGGGCGATCGATGAACGGGGTCGAGACGAATCCGAGCGTCGAAGTTTCTCCTTGGTTCGTGAAGGCACCGTGGAACTCCTAAAGCAGGTTCCCGATTTTGCCGAAGCCAAAGGCCCCCACGTCCCCGAGGTGGGTACGAACGGCTCGGGATCCCTTTGGCGGGAGCCGATCATGGCGATCGAAGAAGATAACCCAAAGCTGCCTCAGTGGGGCATGTCGATTGATCTGACGAAGTGCATCGGCTGCAACGCGTGTGTGATCGCCTGTCAAAGTGAAAACAACGTGCCGATCGTCGGCAAAGAGCAAGTCGCTAACAGCCGCGAGATGCATTGGTTGCGGTTGGATCGCTATTTCCAAGGTGACGAAGAGAACGCGGATGTCGTCCAGCAGCCGGTGGCTTGCATGCACTGCGAAACGGCACCCTGTGAGCAGGTTTGTCCGGTGGCGGCGACGGTTCACACCGATGAAGGCATTAACGCCATGGCGTACAACCGTTGCATTGGAACCCGGTACTGTGCGAACAACTGTCCTTTTAAAGTCCGGCGTTTCAACTACTTCAACTACAACGAAGAAATTGGTGTCGGTTATGGCATCGACGCCTATCCCGGCACGATCGAATCGGCAAACCGACAATTGCAAGCGTTGGTGATGAATCCGGAAGTGACCGTTCGTGGTCGCGGCGTGATGGAAAAATGCACGTACTGTGTCCAACGCGTTGAGAAAGCCAAGATCGACGCTCGAAAAGATGGCGGGCGACCGATTGCCGATGGCGATGTCGTCACCGCTTGTCAATCCGCGTGTCCGACGCGAGCGATTGAGTTCGGAAATGTGGCTGACCCCAATTCCAAGGTCTCGAAGAAGCACAAGGATCCTCGCAGTTATGGGATGCTGTCTCAATTGAACGTCAAGGCCCGAACGGAGTATTTGGCGCGAGTTCGCAACCCACACAGCCTGCTGATGACACGGGCTCAGATCGACGACTTGGCACAACTGCACTCGCCGCATGCTGGGCATGATGAGTCGCACGAGTCGGGCGCTGATGAACACGACGGCCATGGTGCCGAAGATCACACCGAGGCTGGTCACACCGAGGCTGGTCACACCGAGGCTCATTCGTAA
- the folK gene encoding 2-amino-4-hydroxy-6-hydroxymethyldihydropteridine diphosphokinase, with protein sequence MVEREHEPPSQNNKLAQCLVSFGSNLGDRDRVIAEAARRVARSPIVKSFTASRLFETPPIGGPEGQEPFLNAVAAIDTAHSAREILGLLQGIEHDLGRQRRKRWDARSIDLDVVMHGQLVGAATALIVPHPRYTARQFVLQPACDVAEHYRDPRFGWTIRQLTTHLSAGSASMSLIGGDESTRQNLCKRLENDHGIRTFAAEIDLSGLSESLPWISQTVPALPIDCPDRSTFAANLPRLIARMQWSTPATRWPAPHQIWPTGTRWPEYRLEIDDLAWAASEIASALDSMRCPVRPVTTDGKWYFD encoded by the coding sequence ATGGTTGAGCGAGAGCACGAACCGCCGTCGCAAAACAACAAGCTTGCGCAATGCTTGGTCAGTTTTGGCAGCAATTTAGGTGACCGTGATCGAGTGATTGCGGAAGCCGCGCGGCGAGTGGCCCGCTCGCCAATCGTCAAGTCATTCACCGCCAGCCGCCTGTTTGAAACGCCTCCGATTGGTGGTCCGGAGGGTCAAGAACCTTTCCTGAATGCGGTCGCTGCGATTGACACCGCCCATTCCGCTCGCGAGATCCTGGGCCTGCTGCAGGGAATCGAGCATGACTTGGGCCGGCAACGCCGGAAACGCTGGGACGCTCGCTCGATCGATCTGGATGTCGTGATGCATGGCCAATTGGTCGGTGCCGCTACGGCGTTGATCGTCCCCCATCCTCGTTACACGGCTCGTCAATTCGTATTGCAACCGGCCTGTGACGTTGCGGAGCACTACCGAGACCCGCGTTTTGGATGGACGATCCGACAACTAACAACCCATTTGTCCGCGGGCAGCGCGTCGATGTCCTTGATCGGTGGCGACGAGTCGACACGCCAAAACTTGTGCAAACGGCTTGAAAACGACCACGGCATCCGCACCTTTGCCGCGGAGATCGACCTCAGCGGGCTTTCCGAAAGCCTGCCTTGGATATCGCAGACCGTCCCCGCCCTGCCGATCGATTGTCCGGATCGGTCGACGTTTGCCGCCAATTTACCCCGATTGATCGCGAGGATGCAGTGGTCGACACCCGCAACCCGCTGGCCGGCGCCCCATCAAATCTGGCCTACCGGAACACGATGGCCGGAATATCGGCTGGAAATTGACGATTTGGCGTGGGCCGCGAGCGAAATCGCCTCGGCGCTCGATTCGATGCGTTGCCCCGTTCGCCCCGTCACCACCGATGGCAAGTGGTATTTCGATTAG
- a CDS encoding cytochrome c3 family protein, translated as MQRFLFPRWVNRFLLGLAAAAAGGGLYATVMGGLVTDPVTLNPGYQPEQPVPFSHAIHAGQLKMDCRYCHNTVFEAAHAAIPPTATCINCHSPADAQGITALSAVRADSEKLDPIHESWETGKSVAWKRIHNLPEFVYFNHAAHVNSGVSCKSCHGRIDQMEVVYQAETLSMAWCIECHRDPNPHLRPIDQVTNLDWQPPDDWDQAAFAEKAREEQNINPQVHCAVCHR; from the coding sequence ATGCAACGGTTTCTCTTTCCTCGCTGGGTCAACCGATTCCTCCTGGGTCTGGCTGCGGCTGCCGCCGGTGGTGGCTTGTACGCCACCGTTATGGGTGGCCTTGTCACGGATCCGGTGACTTTGAACCCCGGCTACCAGCCCGAACAGCCGGTCCCCTTCAGCCATGCCATCCATGCCGGTCAGCTGAAGATGGATTGTCGATACTGCCACAACACGGTATTTGAAGCGGCCCACGCGGCCATTCCTCCGACGGCAACCTGCATCAACTGCCACAGCCCTGCGGATGCTCAAGGCATCACGGCCCTTTCGGCTGTCCGAGCCGACAGCGAGAAGCTCGACCCCATCCACGAAAGCTGGGAAACGGGCAAGAGTGTGGCTTGGAAGCGAATCCACAATTTGCCAGAGTTCGTCTACTTCAACCACGCCGCCCATGTGAATTCGGGTGTGAGTTGCAAGAGCTGTCACGGCCGTATCGATCAGATGGAGGTCGTCTACCAAGCGGAAACGTTGTCGATGGCTTGGTGTATTGAGTGTCATCGCGATCCCAATCCCCATTTGCGTCCCATAGACCAAGTCACGAATCTTGACTGGCAGCCGCCCGACGATTGGGACCAAGCAGCGTTTGCTGAGAAGGCGCGCGAAGAGCAAAACATTAATCCACAGGTTCATTGTGCGGTTTGTCATCGTTAA